The genomic window GGGCGTGCCGGCCAGCGCCCCGGCCAGCACTTTCTGCGCGTCGATCGAGCGCGCGGTGATGCGGTTGTATTCGTTTTCCAGCACCTGGGGGCGCGCCTGCGTGATCAGCGTACGCAGGGCCTCGCGGCAGGCGGGCGAGTCGTACAGCGGCTCGACGGCCACGCCGTTGATGGCCACGGCGCCGCTGGCGCCGATCTGGTAGGACACGACGTCGCGCCCGGCCAGGAACACCGCGTTGCCCGTCACCGACATGCAGGTGAACAGCGAGCGGCCGTTGGACGCCAGCGCCAGGTCGCCCATGGCGCCGCCCCAGCCGCGCACCGCGCCTTCGGCGGCGGCGCTTTGCCACACCGACTGCTGGTCGTTGTGCGAGAACAGCTTGGGCGGCAGCGGCACCGAGCGCGCCTTGTATTGCGCCAGCGTGGTGGGCTGCACCAGGGGGCCGACGTTGAGCTGCACGGCCAGCTGGCCGCCGTCGAAAAACGGCTTCAGCGCCGACAGCGAAGGCGCCAGCGCGTACTGGCGCCCGCCGTCCAGCGTCGGCGCCAGCTGCACCGCGTCGAGCGCGCTGCGCGCGAAGGCCAGCGTGCCGCGCACCTTGGCGTAGTCGGCGTAGCCCGCGGCGTCGCAGGGGATCAGCGTGTTGCCGTGGTCGTTGCCGCCGTACAGGAAGACGCAGACCAGGGCGCGGTAGTCGTCGGCGGTGAAGGCGGCCGCCTCGCCCATGGCGGCCAGGTTCAGGGCCCAGGGCGCGGCCACGCCGGCCACGCCCAGCTGGCCCACGCGCTGCAGGAAGGCGCGACGTGCGATGTGCTGAGGCTTGTTCATTTCAATGATCCATTTCGTATGTGCGCGATCCGTGCCGCACGAAACTCAAAGTGCCCGATGGCCGCGGAGCAGGCCATGCCAGCGATCGCCGTGGTCGGGGTTGCCCCGGCCACTGGCGATGCCCCCTTGAGGGGGAAGGCGAAACAACGCGCAGCGTGTGGAGACTGGGGGTGTTTCATTTCTGAACGAGGTATTCGGGGCAGCTCATGACCAGCAGGATGGCGCTCCAGATGCGCGTCTTGCGGCCGTAGGCGCTGCCGGTGCCGATGCTTGCGATGGCATCGGTGATGGTGGCCAGCGTCGCGCTGGACAGCTGGCCCGCCGCCAGCAGCAGGTTCAGGCGGTTCACCAGGGCCTTGGGGTCGTCCAGCAGCGCCATTTCGCGCGTGTAGTTCTCGACCCAGATCTTGGTGCCCTTGTCGCCGTCCATGCCGTCGCCGATGGCGCCTTCCATGAAGTTGATGTAGCTGGCCACCGTGGTTTCGTTGGTGATCTGGAACTCCGGCGCGCTCTGGCCGCTGCTGTCCAGGGCCGTGTTGGGCGGCACGTAGCCGGGCCGGAAGAAGTTGAACACCGAGGGGCTGCGCAGCGGGCTCTGGCCCAGGCCCTCGGACGGATCGGACTGGTCTTCCACCAGCCAGGGCGCGCCGTTCTTCGGGGCGGCGCCGAAGGTGCGCGCCCATTGCACGCAGCGGATCATGGGCTCGCGCAGCTTGCCCCAGGCGGGCGGCGCCTGCGCCGGGTCCTGGCGAGCCTCGGGGTCGAGCAGGATCGCCTTGACCACGGCGGCCAGGTCGCCGCGCACGCCGGCGCCGTTGTTGGCAAAGGCGGCGGCCACCCGCCCCACGTAGGCCGGGCTGGGCGCGCTGGTCACCAGGCGCTGGATGAGCTGCCGGCCGATGAAGGGGGCGGTGTTGGGGTGGTTGAACAGGGTGTCCAGCGCCAGGTCCAGCTTTTGCTGCGGCGGCGTACTGCCGGCGATGGTGGTGCCCAGGAAGGCGGCGTCCAGCGTGGAGTGCTGGCTGGCCTTGACCATCATGGGGTTGCGGTAGCGCTCGGGCTTGACGCCCTTGACGTGGCCCGTTGGGTCCAGCACGTAGCCGGTGAACACGCGCGCCAGGTTGCTCACGTCGTCCTGGCCGTAGGTTTCGATCGGGCGGCCGTTCGCGCCCAGGCGGGGGGTGCCGTCGGCGTTGAGCTGGTACAGCCCGATGGTGAACAGCTGCATCACCTCGCGCGCGTAGTTCTCGTCCGGCTGGCGGCCGGTGGCCGCGTCTTCCTTCTGGTTGCCCAGCGTGTTCAGGAAGATGCCCATGGCCGGGTTCAGGGTGATCTCGCCCAGCAGCTTGCGGAAGTTGCCAAAGGCGTTGCGGTTGAGCAGGTCCCAGTAAGCCGCCATGGCAAACGAGCACGACTCGCCCTCGATCAGGGTGGTGGATACCACCATGATCTCCGACAGGGCCAGCGCCACGCGCTTGCGCATGGCGTCGGAGGACTGCATCAGCTGGTACCAGACCATGTAGTCGGCATAGGCGTCGTTGTCGAGCATGTTGCCGGCGGCGCTGTTGTAGCCGCCCGCGATCAGCCAGTCCCAGCCCGACTGGGTGGGCGGCAGCGCCATCTGGGCCGTCAGCCAGCCCTCGTAGCCCTTGCTGCGCACCTGCTCGATTTCCTCGTCGCTGGACGAGAACTGGGCCTGGTGCAGGAAGCGGGCCGCCTGCTCGGGAGCGATGGGCCCGCTGGGTCCGGCCGGGGGGGCGGGCGCCGGTCCCGGGTTGCCGGGCGCCGTGCCGGGGCTGCCGGGCGTCGCTCCCCCGGTGCCGGGTGTCGATCCGCCGCTGCCGGAGGGGGTGCTGCCGCTGCCGGGCGTCGCGCCGCCGCTGCCGGGAGTGCCCGCAACGCCGGCTCCGTCGCTGCCGCCGCCGCACGCCGCCAAGGCGGCCGCGGCCAGTGCGCTCAAGCCGATGGCGCCCGCCAGGGGGCGGCCGGTCGCCGTCCCTGCGCCGGGTGCCGGTGGCGAAGCGCTGGGTCGCGGCGCGGGGGCGGGCTGGCTTGCGGGGGGCACGCACGCGCTTTCGGTGACCTCCAGGGTCATGGTGGCTTCATCCTTGTGTCGTCGGTTCCGGTGGCCGGCCGCACAAGCCAGGCCCGCGGTCGCATGAAGCGACGCACGATGCCCAAGCCGCGAGCCGGGAGACCGTGCCACCGCGGTTTGAACTGCACCCGTTGAAACCAGGCATGCCCCCGGCGGGCACGAGAACTTTCGACTATGCCGAGAACGGACCCCGACGGAGGTCACAAAGCGTTAGCGTGGGGGTATGGGCTTGATGATGGTCCGAGGACGGGCGCTCCCCCGCGCTGGCGTTGGTTTTCCTTGCCGCGCGCCCGCAGCGGCAGGGGTCTCGCGCCGGGCGATAGCCTCAGCCTTTGGTTGCAATTGCGCGACCCGCGCCGGCTGGGCGGGCGGCCCGAGCGCCCGCGATGGCGCCGGCGGGGCGCGCCAGGCTCAATCGATCTCGGCGACCAGCTCGATCTCCACGCAGGCGCCCAGCGGGATTTGCGCCACGCCAAAGGCGCTGCGCGCGTGCTTGCCGGCCTCGCCGAACACCTCGCCCAGCAGCTCCGAGCAGCCGTTGGTCACCAGGTGCTGCTCGGTGTAATCCAGCGCGGAGTTGACCAGGCTCATCACCTTGACGATGCGGCGCACGCGGCCCAGGTCGCCCTCGCAGGCGGCCTGCAGCGTGCCCATCAGGTCGATGGCCACGGCACGCGCGGCCTGCGCGCCTTCGGCGGTCGTCATGCCCGCCCCCAGCTTGCCCACCCACACCTTGCCGTCCTTGCGCGCGATGTGGCCCGACAGGAAGACCAGCCTGCCGCTGCGCGCAAACGGCACGTAGGCGGCGGCGGGGACGGAAACGGGGGGCAGCGTGATGCCCAGTTGCTGCAGCTTGGCGGCGATGGTCATGGTGGTCTCATCAAAAAAAGTTGAACACAGGAGCGTGCCCTTTGGGGTGAGCGGCACGCACCCGGCAACTGTAACGGCACGGGTGCTGGTGGCGCATGATGCAGCCCCATGGCTCGCCCTCACCGAATGGCCGTTGTACTGACCGCGCTGCCGCTGGGCGCGTGGCTGGGCACGGCCTTGCAGCTGCAGCAGCGGGTGCTGGACGGTGCGTGGGTGTATGGCGCCGCGCTGGCGGCTGCACTGGCCCTGGCGCTGGGGGCCGCGTGGCGAGCGCACGCTGCGGGTGGCGGACGTTGGCTGTGGCTGCCGTGGCTGGCCGCGGGCGCGCTGGCGGCCTGGGGCGCGGCGGGCGGGCGCGCCACGGCCGTGGCCGGGCAGGCGCTGGCGCCCGAGCTGGAAGGGCGCGACGTGGTGCTGACCGGCGTGATCGCCCGCATGCCGCAGCACACCGAGCGCGGCTGGCGCCTGGTGCTGGACGTGCAGGCCGCGCAGCTGGACGGCGCCGCCGTGGCCGTGCCGCCGCGCGTGCAGCTGGCCTGGTACGACACGCCGATGCACCCCGGCGGCGCCGCGCCCGTGGGGCCGGCCGAGCCCATCCATGCCGGCGAGCGCTGGCAGCTGACGGCGCGGCTGAAGGCGCCGCACGGCAACCTCAACCCGCATGGCTTCGACGTGGAGCTGTGGCTGTGGGAGCAGGGCGTGGGCGCCACCGGCTACGTGCGGGCCGGCCCGCGCGACGCGCCGCCGCAGCGCCTGGCGCAGGGCCAGGGCCACCTCGTCGAGCGCGCGCGCCAGCAGGTGCGCGACCGCATCCTGGCGCTGGCCGAGGGTGGCGATGAGTCCGCACGCCGGCGCCTGGGCATCGTCGCCGCGCTGGTCACGGGCGACCAGGGCGTGATCGAGCACAGCGACTGGGACGTGTTTCGCGCCACCGGCGTGGCACACCTGATGAGCATCTCGGGCCTGCACATCACCATGTTCGCGTGGCTGGCGGCCGGGGCCGTGGGCTGGCTGTGGCGGCGCGCGGCGCGCTGGCGCGGCTGGGGGCGCGCCAACCCCTGCCTGTGGCTACCCGCGCCCAGCGCGGCCTGGGTGGGCGGCGTGCTGCTGGCTGGCGCCTACGCGCTGTTCAGCGGTTGGGGCGTGCCCGCGCAGCGCACCGTGCTGATGCTGGCGTGCATGACGGCGCTGCGCATCAGCGGCCTGCGCTGGCCCTGGTGGCTGACCTGGCTGTGGGCCGGCGCGGCGGTGCTGGCGCTGGACCCCTGGGCTATGCTGCAGGCCGGCTTCTGGCTCAGCTTTGTCGCGGTGGGCATCCTGTTTGCTACCGATTCAAGAGCTGCTGGCGCAGGTGACAAGCGGGCCAGTGGTCATTTTGTTCAATTGTTGCGCGAGCAGGGCGTGGTCACGCTGGCGCTCACGCCGCTGTCGCTGATGCTGTTCGGCCAGGCCTCGGTGGTAGGCCTGCTGGCCAACCTGCTGGCCATTCCGTGGGTCACGCTGGTGGTCACGCCGCTGGCGCTGGCGGGCGTGCTGTGGGCGCCGCTGTGGTCGCTGGCCGCGTGGGTCCTGCAGCCCTTGTCGGCGCTGCTGACTTGGTTGGCGGCGTGGCCGTGGGCGCAGGTGTCGCTGCCCACCGCGCCGCTGGCCCTGGGCGTGCTGGCGGTGGCGGGCGGCGCGCTGGCGGCCATGCGCTGGCCATGGGCACTGCGGCTGGCGGGGCTGCCGCTGGTGCTGCCCTTCGTGCTGTGGCAGCCGCCGCGGCCGGCGCCGGGCCAGTTCGACGTGCTGGCCGCCGACGTGGGGCAGGGCAGCGCCACGCTGGTGCGTACCGCCGGCCACACGCTGCTGTTCGACGCTGGGCCGCGCTACGCCAGCGACAGCGACGCCGGCCAGCGCGTGCTGGTGCCGCTGCTGCGCGCCCTGGGCGAGCGCGTGGACCGGCTGGTGCTGAGCCACCGCGACAGCGACCACATCGGCGGCGCGGCGGCGGTGCTGGCCGAATACCCGCGGGCGCAGCTGACGACCTCGGTCGAGCCCGGCCGCACGCTCGAGGGCCTGCCCGCGGGCGCGCCCTGCCTGGCCGGCGAGGGCTGGCAGTGGGACGGCGTGCGCTTCGACGTGCTGCACCCCAGCGCCGAGCAGGCCGCCACGGCCCGCAGCAGCAACGCCATGAGCTGCGTCATCCGCGTCAGCACGCCGGCTGCCTCGGTGCTGCTCACCGGCGACATCGAAGCCCCGCGCGAGCAGGCCCTGGTGGCGGCCGGCGCGCCGCTGCGCAGCGACGTGCTGGTGGCGCCGCATCACGGCAGCCGCACCTCGTCGTCGGCCGTTTTCCTGGACGCGGTGCAGCCCGCCCTGGTGCTGGTGCAATCGGGTTACCGCAACGCCTTCGGCCACCCGGCGCCGGTCGTGCTGGCGCGCTATGCCGAGCGCCGGCTGCGGGTGCTGGCCTCGCCCGCCTGCGGCGCCATCCATTGGCGCAGCACCGCGCCGCAGGCCGCGCAGTGCGAGCGCGACACGGCCCGGCGCTACTGGCATCATCAGGTGCCCGAGCCGAGCGCATCGCCATGAAGACCCTGCTGATCGTCTACCACAGCCTGACCGGCGGCACGCGCCAGATGGCCGAGGCCGCGGCCGCCGCCGCGCGCGCCGAAGAGGACGTGGCGGTGCGCCTGCTGCGCGCCGTGGACGCCGGCCCCGCCGACGTGCTGGCCGCCGATGGCTACCTGTTTGCCGCGCCCGAAAACCTGGCCGCGCTGGCCGGGCTGATGAAGGACTTCTTCGACCGCTGCTACTACCCCGTGCTGGGCCAGGCCAATGGCCGCCCCTATGCGGCCATGATCTGCGCCGGCAGCGACGGCAGCACCGCCCTGCGCCAGCTCGAGCGCATCGCCACCGGCTGGCGCCTGCGGCAGGTGGCGCCCAGCCTGATCGTGTGCACCCACGCGCAGACGCCCGAGCGCATCCTGGTGCCCAAGGTCATCGGCGCGGACGACCTGGCGCGCTGCGCCGAGCTGGGGGCTGGTTTGGCTGCGGGCCTGGCGGCGGGGGTTTTTTAGCCGCCCACGGCCGTTGCCACCGCCTGCCCCAGCTCGATCACGGCCATGGCGTAGTAGCTGCTCCAGTTGTAGCGGGTGATGACGTAGAAGTTCTCGGTGCCGGCCACGTAGCTGGGTTCGGCGCTGCCGTTTTGCAGCTCGATCAGCGCCAGCGGGCCGGGGGGCGTCGGGCCGCCTTCGTCCAGCTGGGCGCCCAGGGCCTGGAAGCGCTCGGGCTTGAAGGTGGGCAGGATGTCGGGCGCCAGCAGGGCGTCCAGGTCGGCCTCGGGCGACAGCTGCACCGGGTAGTGCGTGGGCAGACCGGGCTGCCAGCCGTAGCCCTTGAAGTAGCTGGCCACCGAGCCGATGGCGTCGGCCTGGCTGCCCCACAGGTCGATCTGGCCGTCGCCGTCGAAGTCGATGGCGTACTTGACCCAGCTGGAGGGCATGAACTGCGGCATGCCCATGGCGCCGGCGTAGCTGCCCAGCGGCGCGGTGGGCGCCATGTCGCTGCGGCTGCACAGGCTCAGAAACTGCTCCAGCTCGCCGCTGAAGTACGCCTGCCGCTCGGTGGCGCGCGGGTGCTCGGGCGGAAAGTCGAAGGTGAGCGTGGCCAGCGCGTCGACGACGCGGAAGTTGCCCATGTTCTGGCCGTAGATCGTCTCCACGCCGATGATGCCGACGATGATCTCCGGCGGCACGCCGAACTCGGCCTGCGCCTGCGCCAGCGCGCCGCGGTTGCGCTGCCAGAAGCGTACGCCGGCACGGATGCGCAGCGGCTCGACGAAGCGGCTGCGGTACGCGCGCCAGTTCTTGGCCGTGCCGCGCGCGGGCGGCAGCATCAGGCGCGGCACCTGGCGCAGGAACACGGCCTGGCCGACGGCCTGGCGCGTCCATTCGGCGTCCAGGCCGCGGCGCCCGGCCATCTCGTCGGCCCAGCGCATGGCGTCGTCGCGCAGCAGGTAGGGGCGCGGCTCGGCGGCGTCGGCGGATTTGAAGCGATTTTTGGCCTCGGCCCGCGTCCATGGAGCGCCGGCAGCTATCAATAGTGAAGTGACGGTGCGGCGGGATATGGCGCGGGCGGGCCCAGGGTGTGGCATGGCGGACATCAGGACGGACGGGGCCAGCGCAGCTGGCGGAACTCTCGCCGCAGTGTAGCGAGCGAGGGCGCCGCGCGTGAGCCGCGGGCGCCGGGCGCCGCGTAGCGCTGGCGCTCCAGCGCCAGCAGCCAGCGCGCCAGCGGCGCGCGCTGCGCGGCGGGCCAGGGGCTGTGCGCGGCCAGGCGGGCCAGCTCGCGCGGCGGGGCGCTGTCGGCCGCCGCGATGCCGGCGGCGCGCATGCGCCGGCGCGCGGCCTGCAGCAGGCGCAGCCAGGGGTCGTGCTGGGTGCGCTCCCAGCGCGCCCAGGCGGCGCCGGCGAGGGCCGCAAACGTCAGCAGGCCGGCCAGCACCTTGCCCAGGTCTTCCCAGCTGGGCTGCGCAAAGCCCAGGCCGCGCAGCAGGTCGAGCTGGCGGCCCTGCGTGTAGTTCAGCACCCACTGGTTCCAGCGGTTGTTGACGGCCTCCCAGCCGGCGCGCAGCTGGCGCAGCAGGTCGGGGCTGAGCGTGTCGATGGCGCCGGCCACCAGGCCCGGCGGCGGGCGCAGGCGCTGCAGCTGGCCGATGCGCGACGGCATGACGGCGCCGGTGGGGTCCACACGCACCCAGCCGCGCCCGGCCAGCCACACCTCGGTCCAGGCGTGGGCGTCGGCGTTGCGCACCACCCAGTAGCCGTCCAGGCCGTTGGGCTCGCCGCCCTGAAAGCCGGTGACGATGCGCGCCGGCACGCCGGCGGCGCGCAGCAGCACCACGAAGGCCGAGGCGATGTGCTCGCAAAAGCCCGCCTTGGTGTCGAACCAGAAGTCGTCGGCGCTGTCGCGCCCGCTCACGCCGGGCTCCAGCGTGTAGGTGTAGCCGCCGCTGCGCAGGCGCTGCAGCGCGGCCTGCACGATGGCCTGCGGGCTGTCGCCCGGCGCGCTGGCGCGCAGCTCGCGCGCCAGCGCCAGCGTGCGAGGGTTGTAGCCGGCGGGCAGCTGCAGCTCGGCGCCCAGCTGGCGCGACAGGCGGCCGTCCCGGCCGGTCTGGCCGTAGCTGAACTCGGGCCAGCTCTGGGCGCGGTAGCGCAGCAGGGTGGTGACGGGGCGGTTGGCCAGCCACTGCAGCTCGGGCGTCTGGCGCGCGCGCCAGCCGGGCGGCAGCTCGGGCGCCTGGGGCGCGGCGTCCAGCGTCAGCAGCCAGGGGCCGGCGCCGGGCTCCAGCGTCAGCTCGTAGCCGATCGGCGCGCCGCGCACCTGCAGGTCGCGCGGCGGCGGGCCCAGGGCGGCGTCCAGGCCATCGCCACCACCGCGCGCCGTCCACTGGCGGCCATCGAAGTGGCTCAGCACCGGGCCGCGAAAGTACAGCTCGCGCTGCGGCGGGGGCGCGCCGTCCCAGCGCACGCGCAGGGCCACGCCGTCGTCCAGCGCCAGCGAGGCCACCTTGCCCACCTCCATGGTGGACGACAGGCCGCTGCGCCCGCGCGGATCGCCCGAGGGCACGCCCCACAGCGGCGCAAAGCGCGGAAAGAACACGAACAGCGCGATCATCACCGGCGCGCCGGCCAGCGCCATGCGCAGCGCCAGCGCGGCCGAGTCGCGCAGGCTGGGCTGGCCGACCGGGCGGTGCGCGTTGATCAGCGCCGTGAGCAGCCCCCACACGCCCACCAGCATGACGGCGGCGGTGGCCAGCGACTGCGAGTGGAAGAACCCGGTCAGCAGGGTGAAGAAGCCCAAAAAGAAGATCACCAGCGCGTCGCGCCGCGCGCGCAGCTCCAGCGTCTTGAGCGCCAGCAGGCACACCACCAGCGTCACGCCGGCGTCCTGCCCCAGCAGGGCGCCGTGGGTGAGGCGGGTGGCGGCGGTGGCCGCGACCAGCAGCACGGCCAGCCAGGCCCGGTGCGGCAGCGGCCGGCCGCCGAGCGCCAGCGTGCCGCGCCACAGCAGCACCCCGGCCACCAGGGCCGAGCACCACGCGGGCAGGTAGGGCACCTGCGGCAGCACGATCCAGCCGACCAGCGCCAGCAGGAACAGCGTGTCGCGCGTCTCGCGCGGCAGCTGCCGCAGGCGCGGCAGCCAGTGGGCGCGGGGCGCGGCCGACGCGTTGGCCTGGGGCGCGGCGCTCAGCATGTGGCCAGGGCCTGCAGGCAGCGCAGGCGGTGCGCGGGGCCGCTGTCGGGGGCGATCTCGACGCCCGGCAGGCGCAGGCCGTAGTCGAGCTGCTGCGCGTCGGCGGCCAGCACCCAGGCCGCCAGGCGCGACAGGCGCGCCTCGGCGCCCAGCGCGCCGGCGCGGGCGAAGTCCAGCCACAGCGCGTGGCGCTGCACCTGCTGGGTGTCGCGGCTGACC from Burkholderiaceae bacterium includes these protein-coding regions:
- a CDS encoding DUF1501 domain-containing protein, producing the protein MNKPQHIARRAFLQRVGQLGVAGVAAPWALNLAAMGEAAAFTADDYRALVCVFLYGGNDHGNTLIPCDAAGYADYAKVRGTLAFARSALDAVQLAPTLDGGRQYALAPSLSALKPFFDGGQLAVQLNVGPLVQPTTLAQYKARSVPLPPKLFSHNDQQSVWQSAAAEGAVRGWGGAMGDLALASNGRSLFTCMSVTGNAVFLAGRDVVSYQIGASGAVAINGVAVEPLYDSPACREALRTLITQARPQVLENEYNRITARSIDAQKVLAGALAGTPNFDALLPDKDAASGQKRALNRQLKMVARLIAAGRGMGIKRQVFMVSLGGFDTHDNLMERHPGLLQQVGDAMAGFQRSIDSMGMGAGVTTFTASDFGRTLSSNGDGSDHGWGAYHFVLGGAVKGGAYYGSAPQIALGGPEDTGQGRLLPSTSVDQFAATLGRWFGVSDTELPLVAPNIANFGTRDLGFL
- a CDS encoding DUF1800 domain-containing protein, with product MTLEVTESACVPPASQPAPAPRPSASPPAPGAGTATGRPLAGAIGLSALAAAALAACGGGSDGAGVAGTPGSGGATPGSGSTPSGSGGSTPGTGGATPGSPGTAPGNPGPAPAPPAGPSGPIAPEQAARFLHQAQFSSSDEEIEQVRSKGYEGWLTAQMALPPTQSGWDWLIAGGYNSAAGNMLDNDAYADYMVWYQLMQSSDAMRKRVALALSEIMVVSTTLIEGESCSFAMAAYWDLLNRNAFGNFRKLLGEITLNPAMGIFLNTLGNQKEDAATGRQPDENYAREVMQLFTIGLYQLNADGTPRLGANGRPIETYGQDDVSNLARVFTGYVLDPTGHVKGVKPERYRNPMMVKASQHSTLDAAFLGTTIAGSTPPQQKLDLALDTLFNHPNTAPFIGRQLIQRLVTSAPSPAYVGRVAAAFANNGAGVRGDLAAVVKAILLDPEARQDPAQAPPAWGKLREPMIRCVQWARTFGAAPKNGAPWLVEDQSDPSEGLGQSPLRSPSVFNFFRPGYVPPNTALDSSGQSAPEFQITNETTVASYINFMEGAIGDGMDGDKGTKIWVENYTREMALLDDPKALVNRLNLLLAAGQLSSATLATITDAIASIGTGSAYGRKTRIWSAILLVMSCPEYLVQK
- a CDS encoding RidA family protein, with translation MTIAAKLQQLGITLPPVSVPAAAYVPFARSGRLVFLSGHIARKDGKVWVGKLGAGMTTAEGAQAARAVAIDLMGTLQAACEGDLGRVRRIVKVMSLVNSALDYTEQHLVTNGCSELLGEVFGEAGKHARSAFGVAQIPLGACVEIELVAEID
- a CDS encoding DNA internalization-related competence protein ComEC/Rec2; protein product: MARPHRMAVVLTALPLGAWLGTALQLQQRVLDGAWVYGAALAAALALALGAAWRAHAAGGGRWLWLPWLAAGALAAWGAAGGRATAVAGQALAPELEGRDVVLTGVIARMPQHTERGWRLVLDVQAAQLDGAAVAVPPRVQLAWYDTPMHPGGAAPVGPAEPIHAGERWQLTARLKAPHGNLNPHGFDVELWLWEQGVGATGYVRAGPRDAPPQRLAQGQGHLVERARQQVRDRILALAEGGDESARRRLGIVAALVTGDQGVIEHSDWDVFRATGVAHLMSISGLHITMFAWLAAGAVGWLWRRAARWRGWGRANPCLWLPAPSAAWVGGVLLAGAYALFSGWGVPAQRTVLMLACMTALRISGLRWPWWLTWLWAGAAVLALDPWAMLQAGFWLSFVAVGILFATDSRAAGAGDKRASGHFVQLLREQGVVTLALTPLSLMLFGQASVVGLLANLLAIPWVTLVVTPLALAGVLWAPLWSLAAWVLQPLSALLTWLAAWPWAQVSLPTAPLALGVLAVAGGALAAMRWPWALRLAGLPLVLPFVLWQPPRPAPGQFDVLAADVGQGSATLVRTAGHTLLFDAGPRYASDSDAGQRVLVPLLRALGERVDRLVLSHRDSDHIGGAAAVLAEYPRAQLTTSVEPGRTLEGLPAGAPCLAGEGWQWDGVRFDVLHPSAEQAATARSSNAMSCVIRVSTPAASVLLTGDIEAPREQALVAAGAPLRSDVLVAPHHGSRTSSSAVFLDAVQPALVLVQSGYRNAFGHPAPVVLARYAERRLRVLASPACGAIHWRSTAPQAAQCERDTARRYWHHQVPEPSASP
- a CDS encoding NAD(P)H-dependent oxidoreductase, which produces MKTLLIVYHSLTGGTRQMAEAAAAAARAEEDVAVRLLRAVDAGPADVLAADGYLFAAPENLAALAGLMKDFFDRCYYPVLGQANGRPYAAMICAGSDGSTALRQLERIATGWRLRQVAPSLIVCTHAQTPERILVPKVIGADDLARCAELGAGLAAGLAAGVF
- the mltB gene encoding lytic murein transglycosylase B, whose protein sequence is MPHPGPARAISRRTVTSLLIAAGAPWTRAEAKNRFKSADAAEPRPYLLRDDAMRWADEMAGRRGLDAEWTRQAVGQAVFLRQVPRLMLPPARGTAKNWRAYRSRFVEPLRIRAGVRFWQRNRGALAQAQAEFGVPPEIIVGIIGVETIYGQNMGNFRVVDALATLTFDFPPEHPRATERQAYFSGELEQFLSLCSRSDMAPTAPLGSYAGAMGMPQFMPSSWVKYAIDFDGDGQIDLWGSQADAIGSVASYFKGYGWQPGLPTHYPVQLSPEADLDALLAPDILPTFKPERFQALGAQLDEGGPTPPGPLALIELQNGSAEPSYVAGTENFYVITRYNWSSYYAMAVIELGQAVATAVGG
- a CDS encoding DUF3488 domain-containing transglutaminase family protein, which translates into the protein MLSAAPQANASAAPRAHWLPRLRQLPRETRDTLFLLALVGWIVLPQVPYLPAWCSALVAGVLLWRGTLALGGRPLPHRAWLAVLLVAATAATRLTHGALLGQDAGVTLVVCLLALKTLELRARRDALVIFFLGFFTLLTGFFHSQSLATAAVMLVGVWGLLTALINAHRPVGQPSLRDSAALALRMALAGAPVMIALFVFFPRFAPLWGVPSGDPRGRSGLSSTMEVGKVASLALDDGVALRVRWDGAPPPQRELYFRGPVLSHFDGRQWTARGGGDGLDAALGPPPRDLQVRGAPIGYELTLEPGAGPWLLTLDAAPQAPELPPGWRARQTPELQWLANRPVTTLLRYRAQSWPEFSYGQTGRDGRLSRQLGAELQLPAGYNPRTLALARELRASAPGDSPQAIVQAALQRLRSGGYTYTLEPGVSGRDSADDFWFDTKAGFCEHIASAFVVLLRAAGVPARIVTGFQGGEPNGLDGYWVVRNADAHAWTEVWLAGRGWVRVDPTGAVMPSRIGQLQRLRPPPGLVAGAIDTLSPDLLRQLRAGWEAVNNRWNQWVLNYTQGRQLDLLRGLGFAQPSWEDLGKVLAGLLTFAALAGAAWARWERTQHDPWLRLLQAARRRMRAAGIAAADSAPPRELARLAAHSPWPAAQRAPLARWLLALERQRYAAPGARGSRAAPSLATLRREFRQLRWPRPS